A stretch of Gambusia affinis linkage group LG10, SWU_Gaff_1.0, whole genome shotgun sequence DNA encodes these proteins:
- the nexn gene encoding nexilin isoform X4, whose translation MTEVAQVAAVDVHDEKDDANDNEHRMSGEEDSEEEMRQEENDETFSDAEERSERTPQSKGRETNRVKDKTSEEAETTQLNGEESKESEENDVVNGVSDSKDQVQETDNSQDMSDLAFKKEKLLRARKPVARSYVPKLNKEKGDVTNKFEAMQKAREERSRQRNRQEQQKRKDQYVKEREWNRRKQQIKELLASSDEEEEVKTKKVEKSYVPKITGSVKGKFAEMEKQRQEEERKRMEEERKKREAQDIMEKAKIKKELAQKAAEEGDDTILIRVVPAKQLRPPGKIKMNFEDIEKSREEELRKKVEEEKKRRYDENRRSFREAKRRSIVQQEDEEEKPSEKLSVTPGKLKLTFEELEKERQEQRRKQAEEEAKQRLLEEKKAFQEAKQGMEEDEDISQEDQEDKEEIRPGKLRLSFEELERQRVEEERKRAEEEAKRRMEEERRGFAEARKSMLIDEDDEVLMALLNLEGSKPGKICASFEDLERQRREEEQRKAEEEAKRRLEEEKRLFAEARKSMVLEDDEVMVKSESQEALHPRKLEMNFEELLKEKEEAERRRKAEERKKKLEQEKQEFEQLRKEMGEEEINESSDVISTEYEELTKLKKTGSIKAKNLKSKFEKIKQLTEEEIQKKIEMERERRKAIDDEIKQREAERAQEDEEEEEREATSVRSDDLPFKQKVDMRARFEQMAKAREEEERRRIEEQKLQRMQFEQQEIDAALQKKKEDDGEDEGSIINGSAAYEDEEDHARSGAPWFKKPLKNQSVVDSEPVRFTVKITGEPKPEVTWWFEGEMLQDCEDYQYIERGETYCLYLPETFPEDEGEYMCKAVNSRGTAASTCILTIETYDY comes from the exons ATGACTGAGGTGGCACAGGTTGCAGCTGTTGACGTTCATGATGAGAAAGATGATGCCAACGACAACGAGCACAGGATGAGTGGCGAAGAAGACTCGGAGGAGGAAATGAGACAGGAAGAGAATGATGAGACGTTTAGCGATGCTGAGGAGAGAAGTGAAAGGACACCACAGAGCAAAGGCAGAGAAACTAACAgagtgaaagacaaaacaagtgAGGAGGCTGAGACAACACAACTGAATGGAGAGGAAAGCAAAGAAAGTGAGGAAAACGATGTTGTCAATGGTGTTTCGGACAGTAAAGATCAAGTACAGGAAACAGACAACTCACAGGACATGTCTGATCTGGCTTTTAAGAAAGAG AAGCTGCTGAGGGCCAGAAAACCAGTGGCCAGAAGCTATGTGCCGAAgctgaacaaagaaaaaggagaTGTGACAAACAAGTTTGAGGCCATGCAGAAAGCCAGAGAGGAGCGCAGCCGGCAGAGGAACAGGCAGGAACAGCAGAAGAGGAAGGATCAATACGTCAAGGAGAGGGAGTGGAACCGCAGAAAGCAGCAG ATAAAAGAACTACTTGCTTCCagtgatgaggaagaggaggtaaAAACGAAAAAGGTGGAAAAGTCCTACGTCCCCAAAATCACAG GTAGTGTGAAGGGGAAGTTTGCAGAAATGgagaaacaaagacaagaagaggagaggaagaggatggaggaggagaggaagaagagagaggCCCAGGACATCATGGAGAAAGCAAAAATTAAGAAGGAACTGGCTCAGAAAGCTGCTGAG gAAGGAGATGACACAATCCTGATACGAGTGGTTCCAGCGAAGCAGTTAAGACCTCCAGGCAAAATCAAGATGAACTTCGAGGACATTGAGAAAAGCCGagaggaggagctgaggaagaaggtagaggaagagaagaagagacgCTATGATGAAAACAGACGCTCCTTCAGGGAAGCCAAGCGGCGCTCTATTGTTCAACAAGAG gatgaagaagaaaaaccttcagAGAAGTTGTCGGTGACTCCTGGAAAGCTGAAGCTGACGTTTGAGGAGCTGGAAAAGGAAAGGCAGGAGCAGCGGAGGAAGCAAGCTGAAGAAGAAGCCAAACAACGTTtgctggaggagaagaaggCTTTTCAGGAGGCAAAACAGGGAATG GAAGAAGATGAGGACATCAGCCAGGAGGATCAGGAGGACAAAGAGGAGATTCGTCCTGGAAAACTGAGGCTGAGCTTCGAGGAGCTGGAGAGGCAAAGAGTTGAAGAGGAGCGaaagagagcagaggaggaggccAAGCGACGcatggaggaggagagaagaggtTTTGCCGAAGCAAGGAAGAGCATG CTGatagatgaagatgatgaagtgCTGATGGCCTTGCTGAACCTAGAGGGCAGCAAACCTGGAAAAATCTGCGCCAGCTTTGAGGACTTAGAGCGGCAGAGACgtgaggaggagcagaggaaagcagaggaggaggcCAAGAggaggctggaggaggagaagaggctCTTTGCTGAGGCTCGCAAGAGCATG GTGCTGGAAGATGACGAGGTGATGGTGAAGAGTGAGTCTCAGGAGGCGCTGCACCCCAGAAAATTGGAGATGAACTTTGAGGAGCTcctaaaagaaaaggaagaggcTGAGAGGAGACGCAAAGCGGAGGAGCGCAAAAAGAAACTGGAGCAAGAAAAGCAGGAATTTGAGCAGCTCAGAAAAGAGATGGGAGAG GAAGAAATAAACGAAAGCTCAGACGTCATAAGCACAGAATACGAAGAACTGACAAAACTCAAGAAAACTGGCTCCATTAAGGCCAAAAACCTCAAGTCCAAATTTGAGAAAATCAAGCAGCTGACAGAGGAGGAGATCCAGAAAAAGATCGAGATGGAACGAGAGCGGAGAAAGGCCATTGATGACGAAATTAAACAGAGAGAAGCTGAAAGGGCCCAGGAG GacgaggaagaagaagaaagagaagcaaCTTCGGTGAGATCTGACGACCTACCGTTCAAACAGAAGGTGGACATGCGGGCCCGGTTCGAACAAATGGCCAAAgccagagaggaagaagaacgGAGGAGAATAGAGGAGCAGAAGCTGCAGAGGATGCAGTTTGAACAGCAAGAAATTGATGCTGCGCTGCAAAAA AAAAAGGAGGATGATGGCGAGGATGAAGGCAGCATCATCAACGGATCTGCAGCCtatgaagatgaggaagatcACGCGAGGTCAGGTGCGCCGTGGTTTAAAAAGCCCCTCAAAAACCAGTCGGTGGTGGATTCTGAGCCAGTTCGGTTCACCGTTAAGATCACCGGAGAGCCAAAGCCAGAGGTCACCTGGTGGTTTGAGGGAGAGATGCTCCAGGACTGTGAGGACTATCAGTATATCGAAAGAGGAGAGACATACTGCCTCTACCTGCCGGAGACCTTCCCGGAGGATGAGGGGGAGTACATGTGCAAGGCGGTGAACAGCAGGGGCACAGCAGCAAGTACCTGCATTCTCACAATAGAAA CTTATGACTACTGA
- the nexn gene encoding nexilin isoform X2, with the protein MTEVAQVAAVDVHDEKDDANDNEHRMSGEEDSEEEMRQEENDETFSDAEERSERTPQSKGRETNRVKDKTSEEAETTQLNGEESKESEENDVVNGVSDSKDQVQETDNSQDMSDLAFKKEKLLRARKPVARSYVPKLNKEKGDVTNKFEAMQKAREERSRQRNRQEQQKRKDQYVKEREWNRRKQQIKELLASSDEEEEVKTKKVEKSYVPKITGSVKGKFAEMEKQRQEEERKRMEEERKKREAQDIMEKAKIKKELAQKAAEEGDDTILIRVVPAKQLRPPGKIKMNFEDIEKSREEELRKKVEEEKKRRYDENRRSFREAKRRSIVQQEDEEEKPSEKLSVTPGKLKLTFEELEKERQEQRRKQAEEEAKQRLLEEKKAFQEAKQGMEEDEDISQEDQEDKEEIRPGKLRLSFEELERQRVEEERKRAEEEAKRRMEEERRGFAEARKSMLIDEDDEVLMALLNLEGSKPGKICASFEDLERQRREEEQRKAEEEAKRRLEEEKRLFAEARKSMSPIPDQENSTYGDETVLEDDEVMVKSESQEALHPRKLEMNFEELLKEKEEAERRRKAEERKKKLEQEKQEFEQLRKEMGEEEINESSDVISTEYEELTKLKKTGSIKAKNLKSKFEKIKQLTEEEIQKKIEMERERRKAIDDEIKQREAERAQEDEEEEEREATSVRSDDLPFKQKVDMRARFEQMAKAREEEERRRIEEQKLQRMQFEQQEIDAALQKKKEDDGEDEGSIINGSAAYEDEEDHARSGAPWFKKPLKNQSVVDSEPVRFTVKITGEPKPEVTWWFEGEMLQDCEDYQYIERGETYCLYLPETFPEDEGEYMCKAVNSRGTAASTCILTIETYDY; encoded by the exons ATGACTGAGGTGGCACAGGTTGCAGCTGTTGACGTTCATGATGAGAAAGATGATGCCAACGACAACGAGCACAGGATGAGTGGCGAAGAAGACTCGGAGGAGGAAATGAGACAGGAAGAGAATGATGAGACGTTTAGCGATGCTGAGGAGAGAAGTGAAAGGACACCACAGAGCAAAGGCAGAGAAACTAACAgagtgaaagacaaaacaagtgAGGAGGCTGAGACAACACAACTGAATGGAGAGGAAAGCAAAGAAAGTGAGGAAAACGATGTTGTCAATGGTGTTTCGGACAGTAAAGATCAAGTACAGGAAACAGACAACTCACAGGACATGTCTGATCTGGCTTTTAAGAAAGAG AAGCTGCTGAGGGCCAGAAAACCAGTGGCCAGAAGCTATGTGCCGAAgctgaacaaagaaaaaggagaTGTGACAAACAAGTTTGAGGCCATGCAGAAAGCCAGAGAGGAGCGCAGCCGGCAGAGGAACAGGCAGGAACAGCAGAAGAGGAAGGATCAATACGTCAAGGAGAGGGAGTGGAACCGCAGAAAGCAGCAG ATAAAAGAACTACTTGCTTCCagtgatgaggaagaggaggtaaAAACGAAAAAGGTGGAAAAGTCCTACGTCCCCAAAATCACAG GTAGTGTGAAGGGGAAGTTTGCAGAAATGgagaaacaaagacaagaagaggagaggaagaggatggaggaggagaggaagaagagagaggCCCAGGACATCATGGAGAAAGCAAAAATTAAGAAGGAACTGGCTCAGAAAGCTGCTGAG gAAGGAGATGACACAATCCTGATACGAGTGGTTCCAGCGAAGCAGTTAAGACCTCCAGGCAAAATCAAGATGAACTTCGAGGACATTGAGAAAAGCCGagaggaggagctgaggaagaaggtagaggaagagaagaagagacgCTATGATGAAAACAGACGCTCCTTCAGGGAAGCCAAGCGGCGCTCTATTGTTCAACAAGAG gatgaagaagaaaaaccttcagAGAAGTTGTCGGTGACTCCTGGAAAGCTGAAGCTGACGTTTGAGGAGCTGGAAAAGGAAAGGCAGGAGCAGCGGAGGAAGCAAGCTGAAGAAGAAGCCAAACAACGTTtgctggaggagaagaaggCTTTTCAGGAGGCAAAACAGGGAATG GAAGAAGATGAGGACATCAGCCAGGAGGATCAGGAGGACAAAGAGGAGATTCGTCCTGGAAAACTGAGGCTGAGCTTCGAGGAGCTGGAGAGGCAAAGAGTTGAAGAGGAGCGaaagagagcagaggaggaggccAAGCGACGcatggaggaggagagaagaggtTTTGCCGAAGCAAGGAAGAGCATG CTGatagatgaagatgatgaagtgCTGATGGCCTTGCTGAACCTAGAGGGCAGCAAACCTGGAAAAATCTGCGCCAGCTTTGAGGACTTAGAGCGGCAGAGACgtgaggaggagcagaggaaagcagaggaggaggcCAAGAggaggctggaggaggagaagaggctCTTTGCTGAGGCTCGCAAGAGCATG AGCCCTATCCCGGATCAGGAAAACTCTACATATGGAGATGAAACA GTGCTGGAAGATGACGAGGTGATGGTGAAGAGTGAGTCTCAGGAGGCGCTGCACCCCAGAAAATTGGAGATGAACTTTGAGGAGCTcctaaaagaaaaggaagaggcTGAGAGGAGACGCAAAGCGGAGGAGCGCAAAAAGAAACTGGAGCAAGAAAAGCAGGAATTTGAGCAGCTCAGAAAAGAGATGGGAGAG GAAGAAATAAACGAAAGCTCAGACGTCATAAGCACAGAATACGAAGAACTGACAAAACTCAAGAAAACTGGCTCCATTAAGGCCAAAAACCTCAAGTCCAAATTTGAGAAAATCAAGCAGCTGACAGAGGAGGAGATCCAGAAAAAGATCGAGATGGAACGAGAGCGGAGAAAGGCCATTGATGACGAAATTAAACAGAGAGAAGCTGAAAGGGCCCAGGAG GacgaggaagaagaagaaagagaagcaaCTTCGGTGAGATCTGACGACCTACCGTTCAAACAGAAGGTGGACATGCGGGCCCGGTTCGAACAAATGGCCAAAgccagagaggaagaagaacgGAGGAGAATAGAGGAGCAGAAGCTGCAGAGGATGCAGTTTGAACAGCAAGAAATTGATGCTGCGCTGCAAAAA AAAAAGGAGGATGATGGCGAGGATGAAGGCAGCATCATCAACGGATCTGCAGCCtatgaagatgaggaagatcACGCGAGGTCAGGTGCGCCGTGGTTTAAAAAGCCCCTCAAAAACCAGTCGGTGGTGGATTCTGAGCCAGTTCGGTTCACCGTTAAGATCACCGGAGAGCCAAAGCCAGAGGTCACCTGGTGGTTTGAGGGAGAGATGCTCCAGGACTGTGAGGACTATCAGTATATCGAAAGAGGAGAGACATACTGCCTCTACCTGCCGGAGACCTTCCCGGAGGATGAGGGGGAGTACATGTGCAAGGCGGTGAACAGCAGGGGCACAGCAGCAAGTACCTGCATTCTCACAATAGAAA CTTATGACTACTGA
- the nexn gene encoding nexilin isoform X1 yields the protein MTEVAQVAAVDVHDEKDDANDNEHRMSGEEDSEEEMRQEENDETFSDAEERSERTPQSKGRETNRVKDKTSEEAETTQLNGEESKESEENDVVNGVSDSKDQVQETDNSQDMSDLAFKKEKLLRARKPVARSYVPKLNKEKGDVTNKFEAMQKAREERSRQRNRQEQQKRKDQYVKEREWNRRKQQIKELLASSDEEEEVKTKKVEKSYVPKITGSVKGKFAEMEKQRQEEERKRMEEERKKREAQDIMEKAKIKKELAQKAAEEGDDTILIRVVPAKQLRPPGKIKMNFEDIEKSREEELRKKVEEEKKRRYDENRRSFREAKRRSIVQQEDEEEKPSEKLSVTPGKLKLTFEELEKERQEQRRKQAEEEAKQRLLEEKKAFQEAKQGMEEDEDISQEDQEDKEEIRPGKLRLSFEELERQRVEEERKRAEEEAKRRMEEERRGFAEARKSMLIDEDDEVLMALLNLEGSKPGKICASFEDLERQRREEEQRKAEEEAKRRLEEEKRLFAEARKSMSPIPDQENSTYGDETVLEDDEVMVKSESQEALHPRKLEMNFEELLKEKEEAERRRKAEERKKKLEQEKQEFEQLRKEMGEEEINESSDVISTEYEELTKLKKTGSIKAKNLKSKFEKIKQLTEEEIQKKIEMERERRKAIDDEIKQREAERAQEDEEEEEREATSVRSDDLPFKQKVDMRARFEQMAKAREEEERRRIEEQKLQRMQFEQQEIDAALQKKKEDDGEDEGSIINGSAAYEDEEDHARSGAPWFKKPLKNQSVVDSEPVRFTVKITGEPKPEVTWWFEGEMLQDCEDYQYIERGETYCLYLPETFPEDEGEYMCKAVNSRGTAASTCILTIESKTTLV from the exons ATGACTGAGGTGGCACAGGTTGCAGCTGTTGACGTTCATGATGAGAAAGATGATGCCAACGACAACGAGCACAGGATGAGTGGCGAAGAAGACTCGGAGGAGGAAATGAGACAGGAAGAGAATGATGAGACGTTTAGCGATGCTGAGGAGAGAAGTGAAAGGACACCACAGAGCAAAGGCAGAGAAACTAACAgagtgaaagacaaaacaagtgAGGAGGCTGAGACAACACAACTGAATGGAGAGGAAAGCAAAGAAAGTGAGGAAAACGATGTTGTCAATGGTGTTTCGGACAGTAAAGATCAAGTACAGGAAACAGACAACTCACAGGACATGTCTGATCTGGCTTTTAAGAAAGAG AAGCTGCTGAGGGCCAGAAAACCAGTGGCCAGAAGCTATGTGCCGAAgctgaacaaagaaaaaggagaTGTGACAAACAAGTTTGAGGCCATGCAGAAAGCCAGAGAGGAGCGCAGCCGGCAGAGGAACAGGCAGGAACAGCAGAAGAGGAAGGATCAATACGTCAAGGAGAGGGAGTGGAACCGCAGAAAGCAGCAG ATAAAAGAACTACTTGCTTCCagtgatgaggaagaggaggtaaAAACGAAAAAGGTGGAAAAGTCCTACGTCCCCAAAATCACAG GTAGTGTGAAGGGGAAGTTTGCAGAAATGgagaaacaaagacaagaagaggagaggaagaggatggaggaggagaggaagaagagagaggCCCAGGACATCATGGAGAAAGCAAAAATTAAGAAGGAACTGGCTCAGAAAGCTGCTGAG gAAGGAGATGACACAATCCTGATACGAGTGGTTCCAGCGAAGCAGTTAAGACCTCCAGGCAAAATCAAGATGAACTTCGAGGACATTGAGAAAAGCCGagaggaggagctgaggaagaaggtagaggaagagaagaagagacgCTATGATGAAAACAGACGCTCCTTCAGGGAAGCCAAGCGGCGCTCTATTGTTCAACAAGAG gatgaagaagaaaaaccttcagAGAAGTTGTCGGTGACTCCTGGAAAGCTGAAGCTGACGTTTGAGGAGCTGGAAAAGGAAAGGCAGGAGCAGCGGAGGAAGCAAGCTGAAGAAGAAGCCAAACAACGTTtgctggaggagaagaaggCTTTTCAGGAGGCAAAACAGGGAATG GAAGAAGATGAGGACATCAGCCAGGAGGATCAGGAGGACAAAGAGGAGATTCGTCCTGGAAAACTGAGGCTGAGCTTCGAGGAGCTGGAGAGGCAAAGAGTTGAAGAGGAGCGaaagagagcagaggaggaggccAAGCGACGcatggaggaggagagaagaggtTTTGCCGAAGCAAGGAAGAGCATG CTGatagatgaagatgatgaagtgCTGATGGCCTTGCTGAACCTAGAGGGCAGCAAACCTGGAAAAATCTGCGCCAGCTTTGAGGACTTAGAGCGGCAGAGACgtgaggaggagcagaggaaagcagaggaggaggcCAAGAggaggctggaggaggagaagaggctCTTTGCTGAGGCTCGCAAGAGCATG AGCCCTATCCCGGATCAGGAAAACTCTACATATGGAGATGAAACA GTGCTGGAAGATGACGAGGTGATGGTGAAGAGTGAGTCTCAGGAGGCGCTGCACCCCAGAAAATTGGAGATGAACTTTGAGGAGCTcctaaaagaaaaggaagaggcTGAGAGGAGACGCAAAGCGGAGGAGCGCAAAAAGAAACTGGAGCAAGAAAAGCAGGAATTTGAGCAGCTCAGAAAAGAGATGGGAGAG GAAGAAATAAACGAAAGCTCAGACGTCATAAGCACAGAATACGAAGAACTGACAAAACTCAAGAAAACTGGCTCCATTAAGGCCAAAAACCTCAAGTCCAAATTTGAGAAAATCAAGCAGCTGACAGAGGAGGAGATCCAGAAAAAGATCGAGATGGAACGAGAGCGGAGAAAGGCCATTGATGACGAAATTAAACAGAGAGAAGCTGAAAGGGCCCAGGAG GacgaggaagaagaagaaagagaagcaaCTTCGGTGAGATCTGACGACCTACCGTTCAAACAGAAGGTGGACATGCGGGCCCGGTTCGAACAAATGGCCAAAgccagagaggaagaagaacgGAGGAGAATAGAGGAGCAGAAGCTGCAGAGGATGCAGTTTGAACAGCAAGAAATTGATGCTGCGCTGCAAAAA AAAAAGGAGGATGATGGCGAGGATGAAGGCAGCATCATCAACGGATCTGCAGCCtatgaagatgaggaagatcACGCGAGGTCAGGTGCGCCGTGGTTTAAAAAGCCCCTCAAAAACCAGTCGGTGGTGGATTCTGAGCCAGTTCGGTTCACCGTTAAGATCACCGGAGAGCCAAAGCCAGAGGTCACCTGGTGGTTTGAGGGAGAGATGCTCCAGGACTGTGAGGACTATCAGTATATCGAAAGAGGAGAGACATACTGCCTCTACCTGCCGGAGACCTTCCCGGAGGATGAGGGGGAGTACATGTGCAAGGCGGTGAACAGCAGGGGCACAGCAGCAAGTACCTGCATTCTCACAATAGAAAGTAAGACCACTCTGGTGTGA
- the nexn gene encoding nexilin isoform X3 codes for MTEVAQVAAVDVHDEKDDANDNEHRMSGEEDSEEEMRQEENDETFSDAEERSERTPQSKGRETNRVKDKTSEEAETTQLNGEESKESEENDVVNGVSDSKDQVQETDNSQDMSDLAFKKEKLLRARKPVARSYVPKLNKEKGDVTNKFEAMQKAREERSRQRNRQEQQKRKDQYVKEREWNRRKQQIKELLASSDEEEEVKTKKVEKSYVPKITGSVKGKFAEMEKQRQEEERKRMEEERKKREAQDIMEKAKIKKELAQKAAEEGDDTILIRVVPAKQLRPPGKIKMNFEDIEKSREEELRKKVEEEKKRRYDENRRSFREAKRRSIVQQEDEEEKPSEKLSVTPGKLKLTFEELEKERQEQRRKQAEEEAKQRLLEEKKAFQEAKQGMEEDEDISQEDQEDKEEIRPGKLRLSFEELERQRVEEERKRAEEEAKRRMEEERRGFAEARKSMLIDEDDEVLMALLNLEGSKPGKICASFEDLERQRREEEQRKAEEEAKRRLEEEKRLFAEARKSMVLEDDEVMVKSESQEALHPRKLEMNFEELLKEKEEAERRRKAEERKKKLEQEKQEFEQLRKEMGEEEINESSDVISTEYEELTKLKKTGSIKAKNLKSKFEKIKQLTEEEIQKKIEMERERRKAIDDEIKQREAERAQEDEEEEEREATSVRSDDLPFKQKVDMRARFEQMAKAREEEERRRIEEQKLQRMQFEQQEIDAALQKKKEDDGEDEGSIINGSAAYEDEEDHARSGAPWFKKPLKNQSVVDSEPVRFTVKITGEPKPEVTWWFEGEMLQDCEDYQYIERGETYCLYLPETFPEDEGEYMCKAVNSRGTAASTCILTIESKTTLV; via the exons ATGACTGAGGTGGCACAGGTTGCAGCTGTTGACGTTCATGATGAGAAAGATGATGCCAACGACAACGAGCACAGGATGAGTGGCGAAGAAGACTCGGAGGAGGAAATGAGACAGGAAGAGAATGATGAGACGTTTAGCGATGCTGAGGAGAGAAGTGAAAGGACACCACAGAGCAAAGGCAGAGAAACTAACAgagtgaaagacaaaacaagtgAGGAGGCTGAGACAACACAACTGAATGGAGAGGAAAGCAAAGAAAGTGAGGAAAACGATGTTGTCAATGGTGTTTCGGACAGTAAAGATCAAGTACAGGAAACAGACAACTCACAGGACATGTCTGATCTGGCTTTTAAGAAAGAG AAGCTGCTGAGGGCCAGAAAACCAGTGGCCAGAAGCTATGTGCCGAAgctgaacaaagaaaaaggagaTGTGACAAACAAGTTTGAGGCCATGCAGAAAGCCAGAGAGGAGCGCAGCCGGCAGAGGAACAGGCAGGAACAGCAGAAGAGGAAGGATCAATACGTCAAGGAGAGGGAGTGGAACCGCAGAAAGCAGCAG ATAAAAGAACTACTTGCTTCCagtgatgaggaagaggaggtaaAAACGAAAAAGGTGGAAAAGTCCTACGTCCCCAAAATCACAG GTAGTGTGAAGGGGAAGTTTGCAGAAATGgagaaacaaagacaagaagaggagaggaagaggatggaggaggagaggaagaagagagaggCCCAGGACATCATGGAGAAAGCAAAAATTAAGAAGGAACTGGCTCAGAAAGCTGCTGAG gAAGGAGATGACACAATCCTGATACGAGTGGTTCCAGCGAAGCAGTTAAGACCTCCAGGCAAAATCAAGATGAACTTCGAGGACATTGAGAAAAGCCGagaggaggagctgaggaagaaggtagaggaagagaagaagagacgCTATGATGAAAACAGACGCTCCTTCAGGGAAGCCAAGCGGCGCTCTATTGTTCAACAAGAG gatgaagaagaaaaaccttcagAGAAGTTGTCGGTGACTCCTGGAAAGCTGAAGCTGACGTTTGAGGAGCTGGAAAAGGAAAGGCAGGAGCAGCGGAGGAAGCAAGCTGAAGAAGAAGCCAAACAACGTTtgctggaggagaagaaggCTTTTCAGGAGGCAAAACAGGGAATG GAAGAAGATGAGGACATCAGCCAGGAGGATCAGGAGGACAAAGAGGAGATTCGTCCTGGAAAACTGAGGCTGAGCTTCGAGGAGCTGGAGAGGCAAAGAGTTGAAGAGGAGCGaaagagagcagaggaggaggccAAGCGACGcatggaggaggagagaagaggtTTTGCCGAAGCAAGGAAGAGCATG CTGatagatgaagatgatgaagtgCTGATGGCCTTGCTGAACCTAGAGGGCAGCAAACCTGGAAAAATCTGCGCCAGCTTTGAGGACTTAGAGCGGCAGAGACgtgaggaggagcagaggaaagcagaggaggaggcCAAGAggaggctggaggaggagaagaggctCTTTGCTGAGGCTCGCAAGAGCATG GTGCTGGAAGATGACGAGGTGATGGTGAAGAGTGAGTCTCAGGAGGCGCTGCACCCCAGAAAATTGGAGATGAACTTTGAGGAGCTcctaaaagaaaaggaagaggcTGAGAGGAGACGCAAAGCGGAGGAGCGCAAAAAGAAACTGGAGCAAGAAAAGCAGGAATTTGAGCAGCTCAGAAAAGAGATGGGAGAG GAAGAAATAAACGAAAGCTCAGACGTCATAAGCACAGAATACGAAGAACTGACAAAACTCAAGAAAACTGGCTCCATTAAGGCCAAAAACCTCAAGTCCAAATTTGAGAAAATCAAGCAGCTGACAGAGGAGGAGATCCAGAAAAAGATCGAGATGGAACGAGAGCGGAGAAAGGCCATTGATGACGAAATTAAACAGAGAGAAGCTGAAAGGGCCCAGGAG GacgaggaagaagaagaaagagaagcaaCTTCGGTGAGATCTGACGACCTACCGTTCAAACAGAAGGTGGACATGCGGGCCCGGTTCGAACAAATGGCCAAAgccagagaggaagaagaacgGAGGAGAATAGAGGAGCAGAAGCTGCAGAGGATGCAGTTTGAACAGCAAGAAATTGATGCTGCGCTGCAAAAA AAAAAGGAGGATGATGGCGAGGATGAAGGCAGCATCATCAACGGATCTGCAGCCtatgaagatgaggaagatcACGCGAGGTCAGGTGCGCCGTGGTTTAAAAAGCCCCTCAAAAACCAGTCGGTGGTGGATTCTGAGCCAGTTCGGTTCACCGTTAAGATCACCGGAGAGCCAAAGCCAGAGGTCACCTGGTGGTTTGAGGGAGAGATGCTCCAGGACTGTGAGGACTATCAGTATATCGAAAGAGGAGAGACATACTGCCTCTACCTGCCGGAGACCTTCCCGGAGGATGAGGGGGAGTACATGTGCAAGGCGGTGAACAGCAGGGGCACAGCAGCAAGTACCTGCATTCTCACAATAGAAAGTAAGACCACTCTGGTGTGA